TAACGTTTTTCCGTCAATGGGTGCCATGAAGGAGTTAAGGGCTAAAGCAGGGATGGCAACGGTAAGGGTCACCTTGGCTAAGGTTTTTCCAAATTGTTCGGAAAAGATGTTCTTTTTCCGCAAAAAGAACCCTAGTAAAATAATAAAAATCGTTGAAGTGATGGCACTAACAATACTGGGATTAGTTAGAGTCTTCACGAATGCATCAGTAATAGTCATACAATCCTCCAGATTAGATTAAAGCTATTCTAAGCTTATGCGTTAATATCAAACGATTTTTATTTTAGCATGAATTTCTAATGTTTGTGAATGTTTTTTCAAATTTTACTTTTACACCTTAGCTTGATTACTAACTAAAAAGCATCGCCAGATACTATCTGGCGATGCTTTGATTTAATTATTTAGTTCGACTATTCAACGATACGTTTCCCTTGTCCACCTGTAAAATTGGTTGGCCGGTATCATCACGCACCACCTTAATGTTTGAGTAATCATCGTTGCCAGTGGAATTATTGCTAATTTCTTTGGAAATGGTCTGTAAGGCCTTGACGGCGGTGTCCCAAACTTGCGGGGATGAAGAATCGACACTCTTGACGATAGGGGAAGAAGCTGGGATGTTCACGTTAACCGTTTGGGCATTTGGATCCCAAGTAGCATTTGTTCCTTCACTATTTGGGACTTTATCGACGACCTTTTGTACGGCTTGGGCCGCATCTTGTCCCGACTCGTATTTGTTGTTTTGGGTAAAGGACTTCACGATTTCAACAATGTTGTTTTGTGGTTTACTTTGGTTGTCCTGATCTTTCGTATTAGTAGTTTTACCAGTTTGAGCCTGATTGGCTTGATTTTGGGATTGCACTTGACTGTTGTGATAGTTCTGATACGTGAAGAAGGCAATTACAGCCAGTAAAATTACCACTAACAGCACGATGACGTTACGCCAGAAATGAGATTTGCGGGGACGAGGTTGATGATTTGTCGTATTCTTAGTTTGCGCTTTAGCGGGTTGGTCAGTTTGTTGCTGATTGGAATTACTCTGACTTCTTGTTTGCGGTTCGTCACAGTAGGGACAGTACGAAACCCCATCGGGAATCAAATTTTTACACCGGGGACATTGGTGGGTTCGCACGTCACTCCGGTTTAGATAAGTAGGTTCTAAGCTAGGTTGTTTGGTATTACAATATGGGCAGTATTGGGCGGTTTGCGGGATTTCTTTACCACAGTTAGTGCAAAATTTCTTGTTTTCTGAATTCATGGGACTCTCCTTTGTAATTTTACTTTCATTTTACCATATTAATAACATTGACAAAATTAATAATAAAAAGCTTGAAATACGCAATGAAAACGCATACAATATACTTTGTGCTAAAAATGGTACCGATTAAAAAGAAAGAGAAGAGGAACTAGAATATGATGCCGTTTATAGTTTTAATTTTAGGAATCATGTTATTGCTATTTTTGATTATCAAACTCAAACTTAATACGTTTGTATCCTTAATCGTAGTAGCAATTTTGGTAGCTTTGGGGCTTGGAATGAATCCAGCTTCGATTGCTTCCTCCATTAAGTTGGGAATTGGAAATACGCTGGGAGAACTAGCGGTCGTCTTCGGGTTTGGAGCCATGATTGGGCGACTCGTTTCTGATTCTGGTGGTTCGTATCGGATTGCCCAAACTCTAATTCAAAAGTTTGGGAAGAAACGGTTACAACTGGCCATTGTGGTGGCTTCCTTTATCATCGGGATGTCATTATTCTTCGAAGTAGGATTGGTATTATTAACTCCAATCGTCTTCGCGGTTGCTTTGGAAGCTGATGTACCGTTCCTATACCTGGGAATTCCGATGGCTGCTGCTTTGTCTGCCACGCAAGGATTCTTACCACCACAACCCGCTCCAACGGCGGTTGCGACAGCTTTAGGCGCTAACATTGGTCAAGTGCTGCTGTTTGGGATTATCGTAGCGATTCCTTGTGTGATCGTTGCTGGTCCATTGTGGACAAAGGTTGTGAGGCGCTTCTTCCCGAATGCATTCGTGGTTAAGAAAAGTTTGCCGGCCTTTGGTGAAGTGAAACAATACGATTTAAAGGATACGCCTAGTTTTGGGTTATCCGCTTTGACCTCATTATTACCAGCCATCTTTATGGCATTGAACACGATTTATCAATTAGTGGTTCATGGTGGAAAAGAAGTTAAAAATCCACAAGGGTTCGATGCTGTAATTTCCATGCTGGGGAACCCGATGATTGCGATGGTAATTGCCTTGCTCTTTGCCATCTGGTCCATGGGATTCCATCGTGGTCGCGACATGAAGCAAATTTCTGCTAGTATCGCTGATGCCGTTAAATCAATTGCAATGTTACTGTTAGTTATCGCCGGTGGTGGTGCTTTCAAACAAGTTTTGATTGATGGTGGGGTAGGGAATGCCGTTAAGGGATTAATGATGCACTCCAGCCTGTCCCCAATCCTCTTAGGTTGGTTAGTTGCTGTGATTCTCCGGGTTTCGCTGGGATCGGCAACGGTGGCCGGAATGACGGCTGCTGGATTGGTAATGCCATTAATGTCATCTTTAAACGTAAATCCTGTAATGATGGCTTTGGCCATCGGAGCTGGTTCGTTGGCTGCATCGCACGTGAACGATGCCGGCTTCTGGATGTTCAAAGAATACTTTGACTTAGACATCAAACAAACATTAGGAATTTGGACCACGCTCGAAACCGTGATTTCGGTAACGGGACTAATTGTGGTGCTCTTGCTGAATATGGTTGTTTAAAAATCAATTATAAATAAAAGGGTAATCCGATTGCGGGGTACCCTTTTTGCTTGGTTAAAAAACGGATTATCACTTCCACCAAACGTGACTCAGTGTCCTTTTTGTAATTGTGTGGTTGCTGATTTTAGGTTATGCAATTAAATCCATTTGGCACGATTATCACAACCGCCACTAATTAATTCAGGAAAGATCTATCTTTTTGGTCAGATTTTTAGTATGATTTGCTTTAATTCAGAACTAAAGCTCTCATCTGGGAATGTTAGTTCTGTAAAAACCGAATTTTAACTTAAAGGAGTCCAAACCAATGGTGAAAAAAAGATCCCAAGCATAATGGGACTAATTAAAACTAAACATTGCTGATTATGTCAGCAAAATCAGTCCCATTTTAAATCAAACTAATGAAAATGATTGATTTAATTGAGAAAGGGACTTTTTGATGCCAAAAATTGAATTACACACACCACGGCTGGGTTATTCTGCCACCCAGGTGGTGTTACGCGACGTGGATTTAACGTTGACCGGCGGAAATTTTTACGCTCTTGTCGGTTCTAATGGAGCCGGTAAATCAACCCTCATGAAGATCATGGTGGGAGTGCTAAAACCGCTCTCGGGCAGAGTCCGAATGACAGTTACAGATGCTAAGCAACCAGTCTTTGGACAAATTGGTTTTTGTCCGCAGTTTCCGTTAGTCGATTGGTACACGCGGGTCCGCGATAACGTGCGCCTTGGACCACTTTTAGCAGGCCAATCCTGGAAGACTAGTCGGAAGAACGTGCAGGCTAGTTTGCGACTACTAGGAATTGAACGGTTGCAAAAGGCAGCCATGGATCACATTTCGGGTGGTCAGCAGCAACGGGTTC
This genomic stretch from Fructilactobacillus carniphilus harbors:
- a CDS encoding zinc ribbon domain-containing protein; amino-acid sequence: MNSENKKFCTNCGKEIPQTAQYCPYCNTKQPSLEPTYLNRSDVRTHQCPRCKNLIPDGVSYCPYCDEPQTRSQSNSNQQQTDQPAKAQTKNTTNHQPRPRKSHFWRNVIVLLVVILLAVIAFFTYQNYHNSQVQSQNQANQAQTGKTTNTKDQDNQSKPQNNIVEIVKSFTQNNKYESGQDAAQAVQKVVDKVPNSEGTNATWDPNAQTVNVNIPASSPIVKSVDSSSPQVWDTAVKALQTISKEISNNSTGNDDYSNIKVVRDDTGQPILQVDKGNVSLNSRTK
- a CDS encoding gluconate:H+ symporter, which codes for MPFIVLILGIMLLLFLIIKLKLNTFVSLIVVAILVALGLGMNPASIASSIKLGIGNTLGELAVVFGFGAMIGRLVSDSGGSYRIAQTLIQKFGKKRLQLAIVVASFIIGMSLFFEVGLVLLTPIVFAVALEADVPFLYLGIPMAAALSATQGFLPPQPAPTAVATALGANIGQVLLFGIIVAIPCVIVAGPLWTKVVRRFFPNAFVVKKSLPAFGEVKQYDLKDTPSFGLSALTSLLPAIFMALNTIYQLVVHGGKEVKNPQGFDAVISMLGNPMIAMVIALLFAIWSMGFHRGRDMKQISASIADAVKSIAMLLLVIAGGGAFKQVLIDGGVGNAVKGLMMHSSLSPILLGWLVAVILRVSLGSATVAGMTAAGLVMPLMSSLNVNPVMMALAIGAGSLAASHVNDAGFWMFKEYFDLDIKQTLGIWTTLETVISVTGLIVVLLLNMVV